In a genomic window of Magnolia sinica isolate HGM2019 chromosome 14, MsV1, whole genome shotgun sequence:
- the LOC131225411 gene encoding probable beta-D-xylosidase 2, protein MAKLTFFSLLIFLLFSPSLSHPHRPFACGGEERSLPFCSTSLPISERVKDLIGRLTLPEKIRMLVNNASPVRRLGIRRYEWWSEALHGVSNVGPGTRFGGKFPGATSFPQVISTAASFNASLWEEIGRVVSDEARAMYNRGWGGLTYWSPNVNIFRDPRWGRGQETPGEDPVLAGKYASSYVRGLQQPYGKDGNRLKVAACCKHYTAYDLDNWKGTDRFHFNAKVSKQDLEDTYDVPFKACVEEGKVASVMCSYNQVNGIPTCADGRLLRNTIRGAWGLNGYIVSDCDSVGVLYDFQHYTSTPEDAAADAIKAGLDLDCGPFLAVHTGKALRSGKLSEVDVNGALTNTLTVQMRLGMFDGDLSTQPFDHLGPRDVCTQPHQELALEAARQGIVLLKNHRHALPLSPGRIRTVAVIGPNSNVTATMIGNYAGIPCEYTTPLQGIAMYAKTIHQPGCDSIACDSDRLFGAATDAARQADATVLFMGLDQSIEAETLDRESLLLPGRQQELVTKVTMASKGPTVLVLMCGGPIDVSFAKTHHRIPSIFWVGYPGQAGGRAIADVIFGEFNPGGRLPVTWYPHEFTSTVPMTSMGMRSDPSKGYPGRTYRFYNGEVVYPFGHGLTYTKFVHTLAQAPTMVSVPLVGHRVPLHNATISGPAVRVTHARCSGLAVGVHVDVKNVGSKDGAHTLLIYSVPPAGQWAPRKQLVAFQKVHVPSKSQTRIRFSIHVCKHLSVVDSYGIRRIPIGEHSLQIGDLTHSISLHAETV, encoded by the exons ATGGCCAAACTAACCTTCTTCTCCCTGctcattttccttctcttttctccatCGCTCTCCCATCCCCACCGCCCGTTTGCTTGTGGCGGAGAGGAGAGGAGCCTCCCATTCTGCAGCACATCCCTGCCGATTTCGGAGCGTGTGAAAGATCTGATCGGACGGCTGACGTTGCCCGAAAAGATCCGGATGCTCGTGAACAACGCTTCGCCCGTCCGGAGGCTCGGGATCCGACGGTACGAATGGTGGTCCGAGGCCCTCCATGGGGTATCCAATGTGGGACCCGGCACTAGATTTGGCGGGAAGTTCCCCGGGGCCACCAGCTTCCCGCAGGTCATATCAACGGCTGCCTCCTTCAATGCGTCTCTCTGGGAAGAAATCGGACGG GTGGTGTCAGATGAAGCCCGGGCGATGTATAACAGAGGTTGGGGTGGGCTGACGTATTGGAGCCCGAATGTCAACATATTCCGCGACCCGAGGTGGGGGCGGGGACAGGAGACTCCCGGTGAGGACCCAGTTCTAGCCGGTAAATACGCTTCCAGCTATGTAAGGGGACTACAGCAGCCGTACGGGAAAGACGGTAACCGGTTGAAGGTGGCGGCTTGCTGTAAGCATTACACTGCCTATGACCTCGATAACTGGAAGGGCACCGATCGATTCCATTTCAACGCGAAG GTCAGCAAGCAGGACCTGGAGGACACGTACGACGTCCCGTTCAAGGCGTGTGTGGAGGAAGGGAAGGTGGCGAGCGTCATGTGCTCTTACAATCAGGTCAACGGAATTCCCACGTGCGCTGATGGGCGTCTCCTCCGGAATACCATACGAGGGGCGTGGGGCCTTAACGG ATATATCGTCTCGGACTGTGATTCGGTTGGCGTCCTTTATGATTTTCAACACTACACGTCTACGCCGGAAGATGCAGCTGCAGATGCTATAAAAGCAG GTCTGGATTTGGACTGTGGGCCCTTTTTAGCGGTGCATACAGGTAAGGCACTACGCAGCGGCAAATTGAGTGAGGTGGATGTGAATGGAGCCCTCACGAACACACTCACGGTCCAGATGAGGTTAGGGATGTTCGACGGTGATCTGTCCACGCAGCCATTCGATCACCTGGGCCCACGTGACGTTTGCACACAGCCCCACCAGGAGCTAGCTCTTGAAGCAGCCAGGCAGGGAATTGTCTTGCTTAAGAATCACAGGCACGCGTTGCCCCTCTCTCCTGGACGTATCCGCACCGTTGCTGTGATCGGGCCCAATTCTAATGTTACAGCTACCATGATCGGGAACTATGCTG GTATTCCATGCGAATATACAACACCTCTTCAAGGGATTGCAATGTATGCAAAGACCATTCACCAACCTGGGTGCGACAGCATTGCTTGCGACAGCGATAGGCTATTCGGCGCTGCAACGGACGCGGCCCGTCAAGCAGACGCCACGGTCCTATTCATGGGGCTTGACCAGTCGATAGAGGCTGAGACTCTGGACAGGGAATCACTACTACTCCCAGGGCGCCAACAAGAGCTTGTAACTAAGGTGACTATGGCTTCCAAAGGCCCCACTGTGTTGGTCCTAATGTGTGGTGGGCCCATCGATGTGTCCTTTGCAAAGACACATCATAGGATTCCCTCCATCTTCTGGGTAGGGTACCCTGGCCAAGCTGGTGGAAGAGCAATCGCAGACGTCATTTTTGGAGAATTCAATCCAG GAGGTAGGTTGCCGGTGACATGGTATCCACACGAATTCACATCAACGGTGCCGATGACAAGCATGGGCATGCGATCGGACCCATCAAAGGGCTATCCTGGTAGGACCTACAGGTTTTACAACGGCGAGGTCGTGTATCCGTTCGGACATGGTCTGACCTACACCAAATTCGTTCACACGCTCGCCCAAGCTCCTACCATGGTGTCGGTCCCACTCGTTGGCCATCGGGTCCCACTTCACAATGCCACGATCTCGGGTCCAGCGGTTCGGGTCACACATGCACGGTGCAGCGGGCTCGCAGTTGGCGTACACGTGGACGTGAAGAACGTTGGTAGCAAGGACGGGGCCCACACCCTCCTCATCTACTCCGTCCCTCCAgctggacagtgggccccacgcaagCAGCTAGTGGCGTTCCAGAAGGTGCACGTGCCATCCAAGTCACAGACCCGGATCCGGTTCAGCATACACGTGTGCAAGCATCTGAGCGTGGTCGACAGCTACGGGATTCGGAGAATTCCCATCGGCGAGCATAGTCTTCAGATCGGCGATCTGACCCACTCGATCTCGCTCCATGCTGAAACCGTCTGA